A region of Aphanothece sacrum FPU1 DNA encodes the following proteins:
- a CDS encoding class I SAM-dependent methyltransferase, with protein sequence MSDKLKPDWAGDDLLSRLVNLMIQTKPIYRVMKHQARQVIIKTAEKNGISWRDNCQVLEQSPAKSLLSQITNPNVTYPDYYLLPFHAYDEGNLCWQAAFEAMSATQSLGLRIWKNENLTWEVAQERLRNSFHDILDSYSPPIVNNILDIGCGVGVSTKTLHSYYQKRQDNLSVQTIGLDLSPYMLAVAKVTDENQEIDWKHGLAEGTEFEDNSFDVVTLQFILHELPRQATKAIFQEIRRILRPGGVLGIVDNNPGSKVIQNLPAALFLLMKSTEPWSDDYYTFDVEKALIELGFDYQITLPSDPRHRTIVATKSEALHSYGMIYN encoded by the coding sequence ATGTCGGACAAGCTGAAACCAGACTGGGCTGGTGATGATCTCCTCTCTCGCTTAGTGAATCTGATGATTCAAACTAAGCCTATATATCGTGTCATGAAACACCAGGCACGACAAGTTATCATTAAAACTGCGGAAAAAAATGGCATTTCTTGGAGAGATAATTGTCAAGTTTTAGAACAATCTCCCGCCAAAAGCTTATTATCTCAAATAACTAATCCTAACGTCACTTATCCTGATTATTATTTGCTTCCCTTTCATGCTTATGATGAAGGTAATTTGTGTTGGCAAGCTGCCTTTGAAGCCATGTCAGCTACCCAGTCTTTAGGACTAAGAATCTGGAAAAATGAAAATCTAACTTGGGAAGTCGCACAAGAACGATTAAGGAATAGTTTTCATGATATTTTAGACTCTTATAGTCCCCCAATAGTTAACAACATACTTGATATTGGTTGTGGAGTAGGTGTCTCAACAAAAACCCTTCATTCCTATTATCAGAAACGACAAGATAATCTGTCTGTACAAACCATAGGCTTAGATTTATCTCCTTATATGTTAGCCGTGGCTAAAGTAACCGATGAAAACCAAGAAATCGACTGGAAACATGGGTTAGCAGAAGGGACAGAATTTGAGGATAATTCTTTTGATGTGGTGACACTTCAATTTATCCTTCATGAATTACCTCGTCAAGCCACTAAGGCTATTTTTCAAGAAATACGGCGTATTTTACGTCCTGGAGGTGTATTAGGAATTGTGGATAATAATCCTGGTTCCAAAGTAATTCAAAATCTCCCTGCGGCTTTATTTTTGTTGATGAAAAGTACAGAACCTTGGAGTGATGATTACTACACTTTTGATGTGGAAAAAGCGTTAATAGAATTAGGGTTTGATTATCAAATAACCCTTCCTAGTGATCCTCGTCATCGAACAATTGTAGCGACTAAATCGGAGGCGTTGCACAGTTACGGGATGATTTATAATTAA